A stretch of Natronococcus sp. CG52 DNA encodes these proteins:
- a CDS encoding CARDB domain-containing protein encodes MRHPLIAAAIPAITAIALTAFLVIPTGAVSITDTGSEPDRTDHVELAPTSFGNGQYASVENGELVLDFDGLNDRAKSTFKDVFAITVTDDSVEQVWLTDGPTGVQFYQNSDPDVVIDETTPLEPTAGETTTVGVEIDTHAETPSSETFSVHVEYEDDDDEGNADIELVEMTTVDRTVTAGETLTVRATYENHGDTGGTTVARLTVDGVVVDEKVVYVGVGETETVTFERTMQRAGTFGVGVDDRNPTTITVQPLDEPAPDFDVTEAHLEDDTIAQGESTRVIATVENAGNASGEFLAELAVGGIVVEDRYVELEPNESRTVRFERQFDEPGTYAVAVSGLEAGTVSVDESAGYEVLNRELDPAVAAVVGPPALVGLLFAAGTVRRRRNL; translated from the coding sequence ATGCGACATCCCCTTATCGCCGCCGCAATTCCTGCGATCACGGCAATCGCCCTAACCGCCTTTCTTGTCATCCCTACAGGGGCTGTCAGCATCACTGACACAGGTTCCGAACCTGACCGAACGGACCACGTTGAACTCGCCCCCACATCCTTTGGGAACGGCCAGTATGCAAGCGTCGAAAACGGCGAACTCGTCCTCGACTTCGACGGCCTCAACGACCGTGCGAAGTCAACCTTCAAGGACGTCTTCGCGATTACTGTTACCGACGATTCGGTCGAACAGGTATGGCTGACCGACGGCCCCACCGGCGTGCAGTTCTACCAGAATAGCGATCCCGATGTCGTAATCGACGAGACGACGCCGCTCGAGCCAACCGCAGGTGAAACAACAACCGTCGGCGTCGAAATCGACACCCACGCCGAGACGCCCTCGAGCGAGACCTTCTCAGTTCACGTCGAGTACGAAGATGACGACGATGAAGGGAACGCCGACATCGAACTCGTCGAAATGACGACCGTCGATCGGACCGTCACCGCCGGCGAGACGCTGACGGTGCGGGCGACCTACGAGAATCACGGCGACACGGGCGGAACGACAGTCGCTCGACTGACCGTCGACGGCGTCGTCGTCGACGAGAAGGTCGTCTACGTCGGGGTCGGCGAGACCGAAACGGTCACCTTCGAACGGACGATGCAGCGGGCTGGCACGTTCGGAGTCGGCGTCGACGACCGCAACCCGACGACGATCACCGTCCAGCCACTCGACGAACCCGCGCCGGACTTCGACGTGACCGAAGCCCATCTCGAGGACGACACCATCGCCCAGGGCGAATCGACGCGCGTCATCGCCACGGTCGAGAACGCCGGCAACGCGTCCGGCGAGTTCCTCGCCGAACTCGCCGTCGGCGGAATCGTCGTCGAGGATCGGTACGTCGAACTCGAGCCGAACGAATCGAGGACGGTACGCTTCGAGCGGCAGTTCGACGAGCCCGGAACGTACGCGGTTGCCGTTAGCGGACTCGAGGCGGGCACCGTCAGCGTCGACGAATCCGCCGGGTACGAGGTGCTGAACCGGGAGCTCGACCCCGCCGTGGCCGCTGTCGTCGGGCCACCCGCACTGGTCGGGCTCCTGTTCGCCGCGGGAACCGTCAGGCGGCGGCGGAATTTATAA
- a CDS encoding S26 family signal peptidase, whose product MTTTGLVKRGLAVAVALAVLLLVLGQLLGQPILLGYVATGSMEPAMDAGDGFVAIPSAVTGSPSEGDVAVFDARELHDGGLTTHRIVGETDAGYVTKGDANPFTDQDGGEPPVTEGQIVAAAWQVNGDVVTIPHLGTAIMAVHGAMESGYGLVASALGITTALEGDNLGAMLVALGISLFGVGFLLDHAGPHRRDTTRSTSRENVYAFWGTIALVLFVVVGLATAAMVVPAGTYEYAVVSTESPTDDPQVLAPGETAELTRTVDNAGYVPVVVVHEAESSGVESDLHWQTVGPRDSSETTLSLSAPESTGEYSRHLGEYRYLAVLPPSVLVWLHGVHPLFAIAAVDLVVVGLVVGTTLLLFGRSDFRIRTAGDHVPFSTRIRRRLRRWR is encoded by the coding sequence ATGACAACGACGGGGCTCGTCAAACGGGGGCTAGCCGTCGCCGTCGCGCTCGCCGTCCTCCTGCTCGTTCTCGGCCAGCTACTCGGCCAGCCGATCCTGCTCGGCTACGTCGCGACGGGGAGCATGGAGCCGGCGATGGACGCCGGCGACGGCTTCGTCGCGATTCCGAGCGCGGTGACCGGCTCGCCGAGCGAGGGCGACGTCGCGGTGTTCGACGCTCGAGAGCTCCACGACGGCGGGCTCACGACCCACCGGATCGTCGGCGAGACGGACGCGGGGTACGTCACGAAAGGGGACGCGAATCCGTTCACCGACCAGGACGGCGGCGAGCCGCCGGTGACGGAGGGCCAGATCGTCGCCGCCGCCTGGCAGGTGAACGGCGATGTCGTGACGATTCCCCACCTCGGAACCGCAATCATGGCCGTCCACGGCGCGATGGAGTCGGGGTACGGACTGGTCGCCTCGGCCCTCGGCATCACGACGGCGCTCGAGGGCGACAACCTCGGAGCGATGCTGGTCGCGCTGGGGATCTCGCTGTTCGGGGTCGGGTTCCTCCTCGATCACGCGGGACCGCACAGACGCGACACGACGCGGTCGACGTCTCGAGAGAACGTCTACGCCTTCTGGGGGACGATCGCGCTGGTGCTGTTCGTGGTCGTGGGACTCGCGACGGCGGCGATGGTGGTTCCCGCGGGTACGTACGAGTACGCGGTCGTGAGCACGGAGTCACCGACCGACGATCCGCAGGTCCTCGCCCCGGGTGAGACCGCCGAACTGACTCGAACCGTCGACAACGCGGGCTACGTTCCGGTCGTCGTCGTCCACGAGGCCGAGAGTAGTGGCGTCGAGAGCGACCTGCACTGGCAGACGGTCGGTCCTCGTGACAGTAGCGAGACGACGCTGTCGCTGTCCGCGCCGGAGTCGACCGGCGAGTACAGTCGTCACCTCGGAGAGTATCGGTATCTCGCCGTGCTCCCGCCGTCGGTGCTCGTCTGGTTGCACGGCGTCCACCCCCTCTTCGCGATCGCCGCCGTCGACCTGGTCGTCGTCGGTCTCGTCGTCGGGACGACGCTCCTCCTGTTCGGACGGAGCGACTTCCGGATCCGCACCGCCGGTGATCACGTCCCCTTCTCGACACGAATTCGGCGGCGACTTCGACGGTGGCGCTGA
- a CDS encoding DUF5305 domain-containing protein — protein sequence MIENPRLDLLIAEHGRALTILLVGMGILALVATGWVAATPSTSMTTQEVDRESIATETTTSAVVVEDSPWDEGTELEDSPVYVLSATPELTLTPETSVPTDETTVTHEVRVHHEAERDGSVFWEETDQRSRTSASVEDGVASSETTIDVEAARDRQTELKEEFDGIGTIGTVVEVVVEYETGTYTDEQVLETSLQMTEEAYWLEGPLADSAEHSQTAQIEVQESPNTAVIGGLSLAAALALAGAAVVIARGPVDVEAARRSIHEHRYAEWISRGSIPMWVGDYHVALDSLEDVVDVAIDTNERVVHDEQRRLFAVVNGEVVYYYAERGQWEQTAWPELELGESASDEADEPPTVPTPREELADDLPDPDDDDAWEQI from the coding sequence GTGATCGAGAACCCGCGGCTGGATCTGTTGATCGCGGAGCACGGCCGCGCGCTCACCATTTTACTCGTGGGGATGGGCATCCTCGCGCTCGTCGCGACCGGCTGGGTCGCCGCCACGCCGTCGACATCGATGACTACCCAGGAGGTCGACCGGGAGTCGATCGCGACCGAGACGACGACGAGCGCCGTCGTCGTCGAGGACAGCCCCTGGGACGAGGGGACGGAACTCGAGGATAGCCCGGTCTACGTCCTGTCTGCGACACCCGAGTTGACGCTCACGCCCGAGACGTCCGTCCCGACCGACGAGACGACGGTTACACACGAAGTACGAGTCCATCACGAGGCGGAACGCGACGGGTCGGTCTTCTGGGAGGAAACCGACCAGCGGTCACGGACGTCGGCGTCCGTCGAGGACGGTGTCGCCAGTTCCGAGACGACGATCGACGTCGAGGCCGCCCGCGACCGGCAGACGGAACTTAAGGAGGAGTTCGACGGCATCGGAACGATCGGAACCGTCGTCGAGGTCGTCGTCGAGTACGAGACGGGGACCTACACCGACGAACAGGTACTGGAGACGTCGCTTCAGATGACCGAGGAGGCCTACTGGCTCGAGGGGCCACTTGCCGACTCGGCCGAGCACAGCCAGACCGCCCAGATCGAGGTACAGGAGTCACCGAACACCGCGGTGATCGGCGGACTCTCGCTGGCTGCAGCGCTCGCACTCGCGGGTGCCGCCGTCGTCATTGCGCGCGGCCCGGTCGACGTCGAGGCGGCCCGGCGGTCGATACACGAACACCGCTACGCAGAGTGGATCTCCCGCGGATCGATCCCGATGTGGGTCGGCGACTACCACGTCGCGCTCGACAGCCTCGAGGACGTCGTCGACGTCGCGATCGATACGAACGAGCGCGTCGTTCACGACGAACAGCGGCGGCTGTTCGCGGTCGTCAACGGCGAGGTCGTCTACTACTACGCCGAGCGCGGTCAGTGGGAGCAGACCGCCTGGCCGGAGCTGGAACTCGGGGAGTCCGCCAGCGACGAGGCCGACGAGCCACCGACGGTCCCGACGCCTCGAGAGGAGCTCGCGGACGACCTTCCGGATCCGGACGACGACGATGCGTGGGAGCAGATCTAG
- a CDS encoding DUF7344 domain-containing protein, whose protein sequence is MATEQHSSSAPTKTLEDDVDSGDSGSRTDRGEIFDLLSNHRRRYTIHYCKRENGPVELGDLAEHVAAWELDKEIEGLTSAERKRVYTSLQQTHLPTLEKANMVEFDNRTIELTDQASDLEVYLDIVPGDSIPWGVYYLGLSAIGFAVMGGLWMEWIPTETLPVLGWATLSIALFAASAVIHVFQNRKLRLGETEQPP, encoded by the coding sequence ATGGCGACAGAACAACACAGTAGCAGTGCTCCTACCAAGACTCTTGAAGATGACGTGGACAGTGGCGACAGCGGTAGTCGAACTGATCGAGGTGAAATTTTCGACCTCCTCAGTAATCACCGCCGCCGTTACACCATCCACTACTGCAAGCGCGAGAACGGTCCCGTCGAACTTGGAGACCTCGCGGAACATGTCGCCGCTTGGGAACTCGACAAGGAGATCGAGGGGTTGACCTCGGCCGAACGAAAGCGAGTCTATACGTCCTTACAGCAGACCCATCTGCCCACGCTCGAGAAAGCAAATATGGTCGAGTTCGACAACCGGACGATCGAACTCACCGATCAGGCGTCTGACCTCGAAGTGTATCTCGATATTGTCCCTGGCGATTCGATCCCGTGGGGGGTGTACTACCTCGGGCTTTCCGCTATCGGGTTCGCTGTGATGGGCGGACTCTGGATGGAATGGATTCCAACCGAGACGCTCCCTGTACTCGGCTGGGCGACGCTCTCGATTGCTCTGTTCGCCGCGTCTGCAGTCATTCACGTTTTCCAGAACCGGAAGCTTCGGCTTGGGGAGACGGAACAGCCGCCGTAA